A window from Exiguobacterium marinum DSM 16307 encodes these proteins:
- a CDS encoding GntR family transcriptional regulator: MSNKKKPKYETIADEMRKRIIEHVYPLENALPDEIHLAQEFGVSRMTMKRALEILVMEGLIYRKRGKGTFILQSSFQKGRINVISKETRGLTQVIGDRSLRSEVLNFEVKFPSQEVADHLMIELTEPVYEIRRVRYVDDEPYVIELTYMVANLITGITREILEKSVYAYIQEDLGYTITSSHKVIRADKPDEYDQAYLKNDITEPIIEVEQVVYLSNGKPFEYSFARHRYDKFVFSSVNIVK; this comes from the coding sequence ATGTCTAATAAGAAAAAACCGAAATATGAAACCATTGCTGATGAGATGCGTAAAAGAATTATTGAACACGTTTACCCGCTAGAAAACGCACTACCTGATGAAATTCACCTGGCCCAAGAATTTGGCGTGAGTCGTATGACCATGAAGCGGGCACTTGAGATTCTTGTCATGGAAGGGTTGATTTATCGTAAACGTGGTAAAGGAACATTCATTTTACAGTCGAGCTTCCAAAAAGGTCGCATCAACGTGATTAGTAAAGAAACGAGAGGATTGACTCAAGTGATTGGGGATCGTTCGTTACGAAGTGAAGTCCTCAATTTTGAGGTGAAGTTTCCGAGTCAGGAAGTCGCCGATCATCTCATGATTGAGCTGACAGAACCGGTCTATGAAATACGTCGCGTGCGTTACGTAGACGACGAGCCGTATGTCATCGAATTGACGTACATGGTTGCTAACCTCATTACAGGAATCACACGTGAGATTTTAGAAAAGTCCGTGTACGCTTATATTCAAGAAGATCTTGGCTATACGATTACAAGCTCACATAAAGTGATTCGAGCAGATAAGCCGGATGAGTACGATCAAGCTTACTTGAAGAATGATATCACTGAACCGATTATTGAAGTCGAGCAAGTCGTCTATTTAAGTAACGGGAAACCGTTCGAGTATTCGTTTGCCCGTCACCGATACGATAAATTTGTGTTTTCATCGGTCAATATTGTGAAGTGA
- a CDS encoding glycoside hydrolase family 1 protein, with product MTNPTQTRTKEQKTYQFPTDFWWGTASSATQMEGAAFEGGKGLNIWDYWYMQEPNRFFNGVSATEASNFYHLYEEDIALMKELGHNTFRFSISWSRLFPQGVGEVNEEAVTFYNNVINCLIDHGIEPFINLYHFDMPMALQEQGGWESREVVEAYVIFAKTCFELFDDRVKKWFTHNEPIVPVEGGYLYDFHYPNVVDFKRAVQVAYHSILSSAMAIKAYRDMELSGEIGIILNLTPSYPRSQHPADLKAARIADAMFNRSFLDPSVLGTFPQELVDVLKSEDAMPLIENGDLEIIREHTVDLLGINYYQPRRVKAKASLPNPDAPFLPENLFDYYEMPGRKMNPYRGWEIYEKGVYDILINLKENYGNIPCFISENGMGVEGEERYRDENGSVQDDYRIDFIREHLKWMHQAIEEGSNVKGYHLWTFMDNWSWSNAYKNRYGFVGIDLETQQRTVKKSGNWFKQLIDAKGFTE from the coding sequence ATGACGAACCCGACACAAACACGTACGAAAGAGCAAAAGACGTATCAATTTCCGACAGACTTTTGGTGGGGAACGGCTTCTTCTGCTACACAGATGGAAGGTGCTGCTTTTGAAGGTGGAAAAGGATTGAACATTTGGGATTACTGGTACATGCAAGAGCCGAACCGCTTTTTCAATGGTGTGAGCGCGACAGAAGCCTCAAACTTCTATCATTTGTATGAAGAAGACATCGCATTGATGAAAGAACTCGGGCATAACACGTTCCGTTTCTCCATTTCGTGGTCACGTCTTTTTCCGCAAGGTGTCGGGGAAGTAAATGAAGAGGCGGTCACATTTTATAACAATGTCATCAATTGCTTGATTGATCATGGTATCGAACCGTTCATCAATCTGTATCATTTTGATATGCCGATGGCGCTTCAGGAGCAAGGTGGTTGGGAGTCACGAGAAGTCGTTGAAGCATATGTCATCTTTGCGAAGACATGCTTTGAATTGTTTGATGATCGCGTCAAGAAATGGTTCACGCATAACGAACCGATCGTACCGGTAGAAGGTGGATATTTATATGATTTCCATTATCCGAATGTTGTCGATTTCAAGCGAGCTGTCCAAGTGGCGTACCACTCTATTTTATCGAGTGCAATGGCAATCAAAGCGTATCGTGACATGGAACTATCTGGGGAAATCGGAATCATCTTAAATCTGACGCCCTCATATCCGAGAAGTCAGCATCCAGCTGATTTGAAAGCAGCGCGTATTGCCGATGCGATGTTCAATCGTTCGTTCCTCGACCCATCTGTTTTAGGGACGTTCCCTCAAGAATTAGTAGATGTGCTGAAGTCGGAAGATGCGATGCCACTTATCGAGAACGGGGATCTTGAAATCATTCGAGAACATACAGTCGACCTTCTCGGTATCAACTATTATCAGCCACGTCGCGTGAAAGCAAAAGCATCGCTTCCTAATCCGGACGCGCCATTCTTGCCAGAAAACTTATTTGACTACTATGAGATGCCTGGACGGAAAATGAATCCGTATCGTGGATGGGAAATTTACGAAAAAGGAGTCTATGATATATTAATCAATCTAAAAGAAAACTATGGTAATATCCCGTGCTTTATTTCAGAGAACGGAATGGGTGTCGAAGGTGAAGAACGTTATCGTGATGAAAACGGGAGTGTCCAAGACGATTATCGGATTGACTTCATTCGCGAACATCTGAAATGGATGCATCAAGCGATTGAAGAAGGGTCGAACGTGAAAGGCTATCATCTTTGGACATTTATGGACAACTGGTCATGGAGCAATGCTTATAAAAATCGCTATGGATTTGTTGGCATTGACTTGGAAACACAACAACGAACTGTAAAAAAATCAGGGAACTGGTTTAAACAGTTGATTGATGCTAAAGGTTTTACAGAATAA
- the celB gene encoding PTS cellobiose transporter subunit IIC, which translates to MFNMISKLLMPMATYLNNSRYLQVLRDAFMLAFPITMFGSIIVVIANLPFLDRFMSESTLNIFKSSLGIAPSATMGIMSLFVVFGIGYYLSKSYEVEAVFGGVISLVSFLLVTPFVIEIEGMSEAVGNVLPLDRLGAKGMFLAMITGFLSAEMYRFVVQKNWTIKMPDGVPPAVAKSFSALVPALLTLSVFLSINIIVTNIFEMNLHDIIFDVVQQPLVKLGNGLIPTLIAIFFVQLFWFFGLHGQVIVNSVMDPIWNTLSVENLTAYTSTGEVPNIISKQFIEIYTVGLGGSGSTLAVVVAILLFLKSKQLKQIGKLSIGPGLFNVNEPVIFGLPIVMNPLIMIPWIVAPLVTVTVTYFAMSTGLVPPPTGVAVPWTVPMFLSGIMATNSLAGGLLQIVNFFIILTIWFPFLKFIDRMNLKKELEESTDKQEAV; encoded by the coding sequence ATGTTCAACATGATCAGTAAACTGCTCATGCCGATGGCGACCTATTTAAATAACAGTCGCTATTTACAAGTATTGCGAGATGCCTTCATGCTTGCTTTCCCAATTACCATGTTTGGGTCAATCATCGTTGTTATTGCCAACCTGCCATTTCTCGATCGCTTTATGTCCGAGAGTACATTAAATATCTTTAAATCATCATTAGGCATTGCACCTTCAGCAACAATGGGAATCATGTCCTTATTCGTTGTGTTTGGGATTGGATATTATCTTTCAAAAAGCTATGAAGTTGAAGCTGTATTTGGCGGAGTAATTTCTTTGGTTTCATTCCTTTTGGTCACTCCATTTGTAATTGAGATTGAAGGAATGAGTGAAGCCGTAGGTAATGTCCTTCCGTTAGATCGTCTTGGAGCAAAAGGGATGTTCCTTGCGATGATTACTGGATTTCTTTCTGCTGAGATGTATCGTTTTGTCGTTCAAAAAAATTGGACTATTAAAATGCCTGATGGAGTACCGCCGGCAGTGGCAAAGTCTTTCTCGGCCTTAGTACCGGCACTCCTCACGCTTTCAGTTTTCTTATCAATCAATATTATTGTCACTAATATTTTCGAGATGAACTTGCATGACATTATTTTCGATGTCGTTCAGCAACCCCTCGTGAAGTTAGGGAATGGTCTCATTCCAACGTTAATTGCAATCTTCTTCGTTCAGCTATTTTGGTTCTTCGGACTCCATGGTCAAGTTATCGTCAACTCGGTAATGGACCCGATTTGGAACACGCTATCCGTTGAAAACTTGACAGCTTATACATCGACTGGGGAAGTACCAAACATCATCAGTAAGCAATTCATTGAAATCTACACGGTTGGGCTTGGTGGTTCAGGATCAACACTCGCTGTCGTTGTTGCCATTTTATTGTTCTTAAAATCAAAACAGTTGAAACAAATCGGAAAACTTTCCATTGGACCTGGACTATTCAACGTAAACGAACCGGTCATCTTCGGACTTCCAATCGTCATGAACCCGCTCATCATGATTCCTTGGATTGTCGCACCACTCGTGACGGTAACGGTCACGTATTTCGCGATGTCGACAGGTTTAGTGCCACCGCCGACGGGTGTAGCCGTTCCATGGACCGTCCCTATGTTCTTAAGTGGAATTATGGCCACGAATTCGCTTGCGGGAGGTCTTCTTCAAATCGTGAACTTCTTTATCATTTTGACGATTTGGTTCCCATTCTTGAAATTTATTGATCGAATGAACTTGAAGAAAGAATTGGAAGAATCAACAGATAAACAGGAAGCAGTGTAA
- a CDS encoding PTS lactose/cellobiose transporter subunit IIA — MENVDELTLEQMAFMMILHSGNARSTIQEAIQLYKTSSYETFEEKIVEAREQLKEAHQTHFSQIQREANGEKTDVSLLLLHAEDHLMSTQTMLDLTASLVEMVEQKIVNPNKEG, encoded by the coding sequence ATGGAAAATGTCGATGAATTAACATTGGAGCAAATGGCATTCATGATGATTCTGCACAGTGGCAATGCGAGAAGTACGATTCAGGAAGCGATTCAACTGTACAAAACGAGTTCTTATGAAACGTTTGAAGAAAAGATTGTTGAGGCACGTGAACAACTGAAAGAAGCACATCAAACACATTTCTCACAAATTCAGCGAGAAGCAAATGGAGAAAAAACAGATGTATCATTATTGCTTCTTCATGCAGAAGACCATTTAATGTCTACGCAAACGATGCTCGATTTGACAGCTAGTTTGGTCGAAATGGTCGAACAAAAGATTGTAAATCCTAATAAAGAAGGGTGA
- a CDS encoding PTS sugar transporter subunit IIB, with protein MKKILLACSSGMSTSLLVTKMKDHATSIGDEAKIWAVGQDQVVTEMDEADVILIGPQMRFLLDKLKAQTSTPIEVIDMMAYGTANGKAAYEQALKLMG; from the coding sequence ATGAAGAAAATCTTATTAGCGTGTAGTTCTGGTATGTCGACGAGTTTGCTCGTGACGAAAATGAAAGACCATGCCACATCAATCGGGGATGAGGCAAAAATTTGGGCAGTCGGACAAGACCAAGTCGTAACCGAGATGGACGAGGCGGATGTGATTTTAATCGGTCCACAAATGCGATTTTTATTAGACAAATTGAAAGCGCAAACATCAACACCGATTGAAGTAATCGATATGATGGCATACGGCACGGCGAATGGCAAAGCTGCGTACGAACAAGCGTTGAAATTAATGGGGTGA
- a CDS encoding type I phosphomannose isomerase catalytic subunit yields MSTILLQPHYQHRLWGGERLKQFGFEFNEHSIGEAWTASALEKGGTSVASEPYFGLSLRELYQQHPELFQISADEFPLLIKWIDANDDLSVQVHPDDSLANRLENEPYGKNECWYILDAPADATLIYGHSYTTSKDFNKALETGDLENGLIRKSIRPGDFFYVPAGTIHALTRGVCVLEIQQSSDTTYRLYDYNRLDLTTGCPRELHVEKGTTASFVPHLEYSEPIRQLDHFRTSLTKNSFFFVEKWNVAAKERITTDTFRLLSVVQGTLIIDDMEVHTGGTLLLPANESFLIEGEATCLVAGVPSDEKQTIRIGIDLGGTNTRIAAVSLKGDVLKQYTFKTQPQLPFEETLQSIEMAIHQFGVEFDIQHVGIVAPGPLDLKRGMFLTPPNLPNWHNQKIIEPLNQRLNLSVSLENDANAAALAEAKFGAGKGYDSVFYVTVSTGIGGGYVYKHQIIRGANSSAGEIGNMIIRSNGPAHPVLNRGSLESLASGTALIKRANDKGYTNVPSLLLDAEDRHHFVEELASGLANIIHTVDPDVIVLGGGVMKSSSLFWNDLQRAVSNKMYPHASGKTRLCLTQLSGDAGVIGAAFVDA; encoded by the coding sequence ATGAGCACTATTCTTTTACAGCCGCACTATCAACATCGACTTTGGGGTGGAGAACGTCTGAAGCAATTTGGTTTTGAATTCAATGAACATTCGATTGGTGAAGCCTGGACAGCTTCTGCATTAGAAAAAGGAGGAACTTCTGTTGCGTCTGAACCTTACTTCGGTCTGTCTTTACGTGAGCTCTATCAACAACATCCAGAGTTGTTTCAAATTAGCGCGGACGAGTTTCCTCTACTGATTAAATGGATTGACGCAAACGACGATTTGTCTGTCCAAGTTCATCCAGATGATTCATTAGCAAACCGACTTGAAAATGAACCTTATGGAAAAAATGAATGTTGGTACATTTTAGATGCTCCGGCAGATGCGACACTCATTTACGGTCACTCCTATACCACCTCAAAAGATTTCAATAAAGCGCTTGAAACAGGGGATTTGGAAAACGGTTTGATACGAAAATCGATTCGTCCCGGTGATTTTTTCTATGTCCCGGCTGGCACAATCCATGCATTGACAAGAGGAGTATGCGTACTCGAAATTCAACAAAGTTCAGACACGACCTATCGTCTATACGATTACAATCGGCTGGATTTGACGACCGGTTGTCCTCGTGAACTTCATGTGGAGAAGGGTACAACCGCTTCTTTCGTCCCTCATCTTGAATACAGCGAACCAATCCGCCAACTGGATCATTTTCGAACAAGTTTGACGAAAAATTCATTTTTCTTTGTTGAAAAATGGAATGTTGCCGCGAAAGAAAGGATCACTACTGACACGTTTCGGTTACTATCTGTCGTTCAAGGAACATTAATTATTGACGATATGGAAGTCCATACCGGCGGCACACTCCTCCTTCCTGCCAATGAGTCATTCTTGATTGAGGGAGAAGCGACTTGTCTTGTAGCTGGTGTTCCTTCCGATGAGAAACAAACCATTCGAATCGGTATCGACTTAGGAGGAACCAACACTCGGATTGCCGCCGTGTCATTAAAAGGAGATGTATTAAAACAATACACGTTTAAAACGCAACCGCAATTACCTTTCGAGGAGACACTACAATCTATTGAGATGGCGATCCATCAATTCGGTGTCGAGTTCGACATCCAGCATGTCGGCATCGTGGCACCCGGGCCTCTCGATTTAAAGAGAGGGATGTTTTTAACTCCTCCGAACCTTCCGAATTGGCATAATCAAAAAATCATTGAACCTTTAAATCAACGCTTAAATCTTTCTGTCTCGCTTGAAAACGATGCGAACGCTGCTGCACTCGCAGAAGCGAAATTCGGAGCTGGAAAAGGGTACGATTCCGTTTTTTATGTAACAGTCAGCACGGGAATTGGTGGCGGTTACGTGTATAAACATCAAATCATTCGAGGGGCAAACAGCAGTGCCGGTGAAATCGGGAATATGATTATCCGTTCGAACGGACCAGCTCACCCTGTACTGAATCGAGGCTCTCTCGAATCACTCGCTAGTGGTACAGCACTCATAAAGCGAGCTAACGATAAAGGATATACAAATGTGCCTTCGCTATTATTGGATGCCGAAGACCGCCATCACTTTGTCGAAGAACTGGCTAGTGGACTAGCTAATATCATTCATACCGTCGATCCGGATGTGATTGTATTGGGTGGCGGGGTAATGAAATCTTCTTCACTATTTTGGAACGACCTACAGCGAGCAGTCTCGAATAAAATGTATCCACATGCTAGTGGAAAAACGCGTCTATGCCTCACTCAATTGTCAGGAGATGCGGGCGTGATCGGCGCTGCCTTTGTCGACGCGTAA
- a CDS encoding AAA family ATPase, translated as MDMTLFLRGVRLERERIHSTGYPYSLPIFQTLDELTFHHPVTFLVGENGSGKSTLIEGMAVAAGFNPEGGAPSFQFETESTHSSLYEALRPIRGPYRPKDGFFLRAETAYQLSSYVDEMAKSGLDPERFYESYGGRSLHEQSHGEAFLSLMLHRFRGDGLYILDEPEAALSPMRQLTMLARMHELVQSGSQFIIASHSPILMSYPGAMILQVETGLSPTPFDDLEHVRVMRDYLQAPERMQRILFD; from the coding sequence ATGGACATGACTTTATTTTTACGTGGGGTACGGTTAGAGAGGGAACGCATCCATTCGACGGGCTATCCGTACTCATTACCCATCTTTCAGACACTCGATGAACTGACGTTTCATCATCCTGTCACATTTCTTGTCGGAGAGAATGGGAGTGGGAAATCGACGTTGATTGAAGGGATGGCCGTAGCGGCAGGATTCAATCCGGAAGGTGGGGCACCATCCTTCCAATTCGAAACGGAGTCGACACATAGCTCGTTGTATGAGGCGTTACGGCCAATTCGTGGCCCGTATCGTCCGAAAGACGGCTTTTTCTTACGTGCCGAGACAGCATACCAGCTATCGAGTTATGTGGATGAGATGGCGAAATCAGGGCTTGACCCTGAACGGTTTTATGAGTCATACGGTGGACGTTCCCTTCATGAGCAGTCGCACGGGGAAGCGTTCCTCTCCCTCATGTTGCATCGATTCCGTGGCGATGGCCTCTATATTTTGGATGAGCCCGAGGCCGCATTGTCACCGATGCGGCAACTGACGATGCTTGCTCGGATGCATGAACTTGTACAATCCGGCAGTCAATTTATCATCGCCAGTCACTCGCCCATCTTGATGTCGTATCCGGGTGCGATGATCTTACAAGTGGAGACGGGACTTTCCCCGACGCCGTTTGACGACCTCGAGCATGTACGGGTCATGCGCGACTATTTACAAGCGCCGGAGCGGATGCAGCGGATTTTGTTCGACTAA
- a CDS encoding HAMP domain-containing sensor histidine kinase: MNRLMKKLLWTAILPLAVMAVLTFALTSLLIGRFAEEETYTQLEREAAIVYEAIQEGRGIPGQLDVLLFQDGQRIELERGGRMHRMMPISLDPDDLTVQDEVSVNGTRFLTYLQEEGNVQIVTYSPVPFSNPQFQQIYLILAGGFILALMVAIGVTFWMSRRLTQPLVELKQATASIMEGQHHITLPNVTNDEIGDLTVTIGQMNASLQEKEALQKSFISGVTHDVRTPLAIVRNEAEMLELGVVNEMEVAITGKSITEEIDRIDRLVNQMLEYSKLSSGTIPLEMESLQLDDLVRRLTSRMSEWFRQKDVTLDLQLETVSIQADRLAMERVLSNFLRNAYEASPIGGRITIKLTPNRLEVTDEGNGIDPAVQPSIWDMYVKGDRSNGHGLGLAITKLLLEAQGLSYGVESEKGATFWIEWT; the protein is encoded by the coding sequence ATGAATCGCTTAATGAAGAAATTATTGTGGACAGCTATCTTGCCCCTTGCTGTGATGGCGGTTTTAACATTCGCTCTCACGTCACTGTTGATCGGACGGTTCGCAGAAGAGGAGACGTATACGCAATTGGAGCGCGAGGCGGCGATTGTGTATGAAGCCATCCAAGAAGGACGTGGAATTCCAGGTCAACTAGACGTACTCCTATTTCAAGACGGGCAACGTATCGAGCTAGAACGTGGTGGAAGGATGCATCGCATGATGCCGATCAGTCTCGACCCGGATGACTTAACAGTTCAGGACGAGGTGAGTGTGAACGGGACCCGTTTCTTGACGTATTTGCAAGAAGAAGGGAACGTTCAAATTGTGACGTACAGTCCTGTGCCATTCTCAAATCCACAGTTTCAGCAAATCTATCTCATCTTAGCGGGTGGATTTATTTTGGCACTGATGGTTGCCATCGGTGTCACGTTTTGGATGAGTCGACGGCTCACGCAACCGCTCGTCGAGTTGAAGCAAGCGACCGCATCGATTATGGAAGGACAACATCACATTACTCTTCCGAATGTGACGAACGATGAGATTGGGGATTTGACCGTCACGATCGGACAAATGAATGCCTCCCTTCAAGAAAAAGAGGCACTTCAAAAATCGTTCATCTCTGGAGTGACCCATGATGTGCGTACACCGCTCGCTATTGTCCGGAATGAGGCGGAAATGTTGGAACTCGGTGTCGTTAATGAGATGGAGGTGGCTATTACGGGCAAAAGCATTACGGAGGAAATAGACCGAATCGACCGGCTCGTCAATCAGATGCTCGAATACTCAAAGTTGTCTTCTGGGACGATTCCACTTGAAATGGAATCGCTTCAACTAGATGACTTAGTTCGCCGATTGACGTCACGCATGTCCGAGTGGTTCCGACAAAAAGACGTGACGCTCGATCTGCAACTCGAAACGGTATCGATTCAAGCCGATCGATTGGCGATGGAACGGGTTCTCTCGAACTTTTTAAGAAATGCGTATGAAGCGAGCCCTATCGGCGGACGTATCACAATCAAACTGACACCTAATCGACTAGAAGTGACAGACGAAGGGAACGGGATTGACCCTGCCGTCCAACCTTCGATTTGGGATATGTATGTGAAAGGAGACCGCTCAAACGGACATGGTCTAGGTCTCGCTATCACGAAATTACTTCTTGAAGCACAAGGACTTTCTTATGGGGTCGAGTCAGAGAAGGGGGCGACGTTTTGGATCGAATGGACATGA
- a CDS encoding response regulator transcription factor, which produces MNVLVVEDEQKLADGMSRFLVYAGFNVTVAMTLSEAKQQLHQRFDAVLLDVRLPDGEGWTLIPTLKAQQPAPAIILTTARGEADDRVFGLELGADDYLVKPIVLKELEIRLKRLVKQTDMIRFGALTIDLKSRMVQENGRTLRLTNKEYELLLYLWKHVGEALDRNRLLDDVWDYAFVGDTRTVDTHIKQLRDKSPTLKEQLKTVHRVGYRLEGLS; this is translated from the coding sequence ATGAACGTACTCGTAGTGGAAGATGAACAAAAACTTGCGGACGGCATGTCTCGCTTTTTAGTATATGCAGGGTTTAATGTGACAGTGGCGATGACCCTCAGCGAAGCGAAGCAACAGTTACATCAGCGCTTTGATGCAGTTTTACTCGACGTCCGTCTCCCTGATGGAGAAGGATGGACCTTGATTCCAACGTTAAAAGCGCAACAGCCCGCTCCTGCTATTATCCTGACGACGGCTCGTGGTGAGGCAGATGATCGCGTATTCGGATTAGAACTTGGGGCGGACGATTATTTGGTCAAACCCATCGTTTTGAAAGAATTGGAGATTCGCCTGAAGCGTCTCGTGAAACAGACCGATATGATTCGGTTCGGTGCGCTCACCATCGACCTCAAATCGAGGATGGTACAAGAGAACGGAAGAACGCTCCGGCTGACGAACAAAGAATATGAACTGCTCTTGTATTTATGGAAGCACGTCGGTGAGGCGTTGGATCGGAATCGCCTGCTCGACGATGTATGGGATTATGCGTTCGTCGGAGATACACGTACGGTCGACACCCATATTAAACAATTACGTGATAAATCACCTACACTAAAAGAACAGCTGAAGACCGTTCATCGGGTCGGTTATCGATTAGAGGGACTTTCATGA
- a CDS encoding endonuclease MutS2 — protein sequence MNEQTFEKLQYNELMTRVERFCISGFGRRLLRQQRPTSHIATVKKRLQETSEARAILDATSHVPFIGVSDMETIIGKLQRGIQLEATELEAVVEFLRGARKLKRFMLEHEFFAPLLSAYAVGMGEWRTLEEDITRAIRAGQVVDEASKELKRIRKQVDILEGRIEERLNKFLKSAANREMIQDGFVTKKQDRFTIPIKASYKHKVAGTIVDTSNRGTTVFIEPEAISKLNAELVVKRTEEAVEVYQVLATLTGAVTEVLPEIEATLDVIAQYDMVFAKGKYSQSIDGVTPHVNATGRIQLKQVRHPLLESAVPLDFAIGTDYRGLIITGPNAGGKTVVLKTIGLLSLMTMTGLHIPTHTDTVISTFDEVFVDIGDNQDLESALSTFSAHMHNVANIMQTAGKRSLLLFDEIGSGTEPNEGAALAIAILEAAYKRGAIVVASTHYGEIKSYSESHPDFMNAAMQFDPETLEPKYRLLMGQSGDSNALFIARKMKLPEAILKQASRYMNEKTYDTTKVDDSKITREIEAAPLEEAERFEKGDRVRLLETNQVGLVYAFDASRRHVRVFVNDDYVELPSRRVRLEARATELYPADYDLETLFTTYQERKEAHDFERGSKKALRRVEKEIRERKKQERSNRK from the coding sequence ATGAACGAACAAACATTTGAAAAATTACAATACAACGAATTGATGACGAGAGTAGAGCGCTTCTGCATCAGCGGATTCGGGAGAAGGTTACTCAGACAACAACGTCCGACGAGCCACATCGCGACGGTGAAGAAACGTCTGCAGGAAACATCCGAAGCCCGAGCGATTTTAGATGCGACGTCACACGTCCCATTTATCGGCGTGTCTGACATGGAGACGATTATCGGGAAACTGCAACGAGGCATCCAACTCGAAGCAACAGAACTTGAAGCGGTCGTCGAGTTTTTACGGGGAGCGCGCAAACTGAAACGATTCATGCTCGAACATGAATTTTTTGCACCGCTCTTGTCGGCTTATGCTGTCGGGATGGGCGAATGGCGGACGCTAGAAGAAGACATCACACGAGCGATTCGAGCTGGTCAGGTCGTCGACGAGGCGTCGAAAGAGTTGAAGCGGATTCGCAAGCAAGTCGACATTTTGGAAGGACGAATCGAGGAACGATTGAACAAATTCTTAAAGAGCGCTGCCAATCGCGAGATGATTCAAGACGGATTTGTCACGAAAAAACAGGACCGCTTCACGATCCCAATCAAAGCTTCATACAAGCACAAAGTAGCGGGTACGATTGTAGACACATCGAATCGCGGCACGACGGTCTTTATCGAACCCGAGGCCATTTCGAAGTTGAACGCCGAGCTCGTCGTCAAGCGTACGGAAGAAGCGGTGGAAGTGTATCAAGTGTTGGCGACATTGACGGGAGCAGTGACTGAAGTTCTTCCTGAAATTGAGGCGACACTCGATGTCATCGCCCAGTACGATATGGTTTTCGCCAAAGGGAAGTATAGTCAATCGATTGATGGCGTGACACCACACGTGAATGCGACTGGTCGAATTCAATTGAAACAAGTACGTCATCCACTCTTAGAAAGTGCCGTTCCACTCGATTTTGCCATCGGTACGGACTATCGCGGCTTAATTATCACCGGACCGAACGCCGGCGGAAAGACGGTCGTATTGAAAACGATTGGACTTCTCAGTCTCATGACCATGACAGGATTGCATATCCCGACACACACCGACACGGTCATCTCTACATTCGATGAGGTGTTCGTCGATATCGGAGATAATCAAGATTTGGAGTCGGCACTCAGTACGTTCTCGGCGCATATGCACAATGTGGCGAATATTATGCAAACCGCTGGAAAACGGTCACTCTTGTTATTCGACGAAATCGGAAGCGGTACGGAACCGAACGAAGGAGCCGCTCTTGCAATTGCCATCTTAGAAGCGGCATATAAACGAGGGGCGATTGTCGTGGCTTCGACCCATTACGGAGAAATCAAATCGTATTCTGAATCCCACCCAGATTTCATGAACGCTGCGATGCAGTTTGACCCGGAAACGCTCGAACCGAAATATCGATTGCTCATGGGGCAGTCTGGTGACAGCAACGCCCTCTTTATCGCCCGCAAGATGAAGTTGCCGGAAGCGATATTGAAACAGGCATCTCGTTACATGAACGAGAAAACGTATGACACTACGAAAGTCGATGATTCTAAAATCACACGCGAAATCGAAGCGGCACCGCTTGAAGAGGCGGAACGCTTTGAAAAAGGTGACCGTGTCCGGTTGTTAGAGACGAATCAAGTCGGGCTTGTCTATGCGTTCGATGCATCTCGTCGGCATGTCCGGGTGTTCGTGAATGACGATTACGTAGAGTTGCCGAGTCGTCGTGTCCGGTTAGAAGCACGAGCAACGGAACTTTATCCGGCTGACTATGATTTGGAAACGCTATTCACGACGTATCAGGAACGAAAGGAAGCGCACGACTTCGAACGAGGATCGAAAAAAGCGCTACGGCGAGTGGAGAAAGAGATTCGGGAAAGAAAGAAACAAGAGCGATCTAACCGAAAATGA